A portion of the Streptococcus urinalis 2285-97 genome contains these proteins:
- a CDS encoding helicase HerA-like domain-containing protein, translated as MATVTIAKGKQPIDIQLNMLNRHGLIAGATGTGKTVTLKVLAEQLSLSGVPIFLADIKGDLVNLAKDGEVTPKLSERLSKLGITDYQPQAFPVRLWDVFGETGHPVRTTISEMGPLMLARLLDLNDTQTGVLTIVFKIADDKGWLLIDLKDLQALLKEVSDHAQDYSGIYGNIAKQSVGAIQRGLLTLEQEGGNQFFGEPALNIMDFMQIDEKGQGAVNILSATKLFQSPTLYTTFLLWMLSEIYETLPEVGDLEKPKMVFFFDEAHLLFKDAPKVFLDKVEQIVRLIRSKGVGVFFITQNPLDLPETVLAQLGNRIQHALRAYTPKELKAVKVAAETFRQNPEIDVATTITELGVGEALISTLSTEGQPNMVERAYIMPPKSSFNVMNDQELSDLIKSSPFAGKYDTTVDRESAYELLAQKVVADDKAKQKEEADKAAAKKVSNSSKSSKKTSHTRPRKTQVEKATDAFISTTVRTLGRELVRGLLGSLKKR; from the coding sequence ATGGCAACAGTTACAATTGCAAAAGGTAAACAACCAATTGATATACAGCTAAATATGTTGAATCGTCATGGCTTGATTGCTGGTGCTACTGGAACAGGCAAGACAGTTACTCTAAAAGTATTAGCTGAACAATTAAGCTTATCAGGTGTTCCTATTTTTCTTGCTGATATTAAAGGAGATTTAGTTAATTTAGCAAAAGATGGTGAAGTTACGCCAAAATTATCTGAAAGGCTCTCAAAATTAGGCATTACGGATTACCAACCTCAAGCTTTTCCTGTAAGATTATGGGATGTTTTTGGGGAAACTGGTCATCCTGTAAGAACGACCATTTCTGAAATGGGACCTTTGATGTTAGCAAGGTTGTTAGATTTAAATGATACACAAACAGGTGTTTTAACTATTGTCTTTAAAATTGCAGATGATAAAGGTTGGTTATTAATTGATTTAAAGGATTTACAAGCACTGCTTAAAGAAGTATCAGATCATGCTCAAGATTACTCTGGTATTTATGGAAATATTGCAAAACAATCTGTTGGTGCAATCCAACGTGGTCTCCTCACACTGGAACAAGAAGGTGGGAATCAATTTTTTGGTGAGCCTGCTCTTAATATCATGGATTTTATGCAAATTGATGAGAAGGGTCAAGGTGCTGTTAATATTTTATCTGCTACAAAACTCTTTCAATCACCAACACTTTATACAACCTTTTTACTTTGGATGCTTTCAGAAATTTATGAAACACTACCAGAAGTTGGAGATTTAGAAAAACCTAAAATGGTCTTTTTCTTTGATGAAGCGCATCTTTTGTTTAAAGATGCACCAAAAGTTTTCCTTGATAAAGTTGAACAAATTGTGAGGTTGATACGTTCAAAAGGGGTAGGTGTCTTCTTTATCACTCAGAATCCATTGGATTTACCTGAAACAGTTTTAGCACAACTAGGTAATCGTATTCAGCATGCACTACGAGCTTATACTCCAAAAGAGTTAAAAGCTGTTAAAGTAGCTGCAGAAACATTTAGACAAAATCCTGAAATTGATGTAGCGACAACGATTACTGAATTGGGTGTTGGAGAGGCCTTGATTTCGACACTTAGTACTGAAGGTCAACCTAATATGGTTGAAAGAGCTTATATCATGCCTCCAAAAAGTAGTTTTAATGTCATGAATGATCAGGAATTGAGTGACCTTATCAAATCGTCACCTTTTGCAGGTAAGTATGACACAACTGTTGATCGTGAATCCGCTTATGAACTATTAGCTCAAAAAGTGGTTGCAGATGATAAAGCAAAGCAAAAAGAAGAAGCTGATAAAGCTGCTGCAAAAAAAGTGAGCAATTCTAGCAAATCAAGTAAGAAAACGAGTCATACTCGTCCAAGAAAGACTCAAGTTGAGAAAGCAACGGATGCTTTTATCAGTACAACAGTTAGAACACTTGGCCGAGAATTAGTCAGAGGCTTATTAGGTAGTCTCAAAAAACGTTAG
- the rnr gene encoding ribonuclease R: MKKKIIAYLKEKGKSDINDLAEALEMSGAKHFTNLIKEISKMESQGLLRFEQDGSLSLRKENPKKEVVTVRGTFRANKAGFGFLHINDTEDDLFIGRNDVGYAIDGDIVEAIIKKPSNRLTGNAAEAKVVNIIERALKTVVGKVILDDEKPNYIGYIKSKNQKVQQPIYLKKEPIVLDGSEIIKVTITHYPSRGHDYFVGQVRDIVGHQGDVGIDVLEVLESMDIVSTFPDDVLKEANAIPDAPSSRDFQGRIDLRQEITFTIDGADAKDLDDAVHIKRLPNGNFELGVHIADVSYYVKEGSALDKEAVKRGTSVYVTDRVVPMLPERLSNGICSLNPNVDRLTQSAIMEINKDGKVLHHQIAQSVIKTTYRMTYNDVNEMIAGNEEVINQYSKISESVKDMTELHHILEKMRVRRCALNFDTSEARIIVNDKGMPVDIVLRQRGTAERMIESFMLAANECVAEHFAKAKLPFIYRIHEEPKAEKLQKFMDYASIFGIQIHGTASKISQEALQEFMAKVEGKPGAEVLNMMLLRSMQQARYSEHNHGHYGLAAEYYTHFTSPIRRYPDLLVHRMIRDYSQVNDDKIAHFSAVIPELAQSSSSLERRAIDAERVVEVMKKAEYMQEYVGQEFDAMISSVVKFGMFVELPNTIEGLIHVTTLPEYLLFNERTLTLQGEKTGKVFRVGQPIKVKLVKADKETGDIDFEYLPSEYDIVEKKPNKSKKSSRKRSSQKDNRNRSSKTDRSSERKKRPRSSERHSNDKISKSEFKVRKKAKKPFYKGISRNKKKKTK; the protein is encoded by the coding sequence ATGAAGAAAAAAATTATCGCCTATTTAAAAGAAAAAGGCAAATCAGATATCAATGATTTAGCAGAAGCACTTGAAATGTCTGGCGCTAAGCATTTCACAAATCTGATTAAAGAAATTTCAAAAATGGAAAGTCAAGGACTATTACGTTTTGAACAAGATGGTAGTCTTTCTTTGAGAAAAGAAAATCCTAAAAAAGAAGTCGTTACTGTAAGAGGAACATTTCGCGCCAATAAAGCTGGTTTTGGGTTTTTACATATTAACGATACTGAGGATGATTTATTTATAGGTCGAAATGATGTCGGTTATGCAATAGACGGTGATATCGTTGAAGCCATTATTAAGAAACCTTCAAATAGATTAACAGGTAATGCTGCAGAAGCAAAAGTGGTTAATATCATTGAAAGAGCATTAAAAACCGTTGTTGGTAAGGTTATTTTAGATGATGAAAAACCAAATTATATTGGTTATATCAAATCAAAAAATCAAAAGGTTCAGCAACCCATTTATTTGAAGAAAGAACCCATTGTTTTAGATGGTAGTGAAATTATAAAAGTAACTATTACACATTATCCTAGTCGTGGGCATGACTATTTTGTTGGTCAAGTGAGAGACATCGTAGGTCATCAAGGAGATGTGGGTATCGATGTCTTAGAAGTTCTAGAGTCAATGGATATTGTTTCGACATTTCCAGATGATGTACTTAAAGAAGCTAATGCTATTCCAGATGCACCAAGTTCTAGAGATTTTCAAGGTCGAATTGACTTAAGACAAGAAATTACTTTTACCATTGATGGTGCTGACGCAAAAGATCTTGATGATGCTGTCCACATAAAAAGACTTCCTAATGGCAATTTTGAGCTTGGTGTTCATATCGCAGATGTTTCCTATTATGTTAAAGAGGGGTCTGCACTTGACAAAGAAGCCGTTAAACGAGGAACTTCTGTGTATGTAACTGATAGAGTAGTTCCAATGTTACCTGAACGTCTATCAAATGGTATCTGTTCTTTAAATCCGAATGTTGATAGATTGACTCAGTCAGCTATTATGGAAATTAATAAGGATGGTAAGGTTCTTCATCATCAAATTGCGCAATCAGTTATCAAGACGACTTATCGGATGACCTATAATGATGTTAATGAGATGATTGCTGGTAATGAAGAAGTCATCAATCAATACAGTAAAATTTCTGAGTCAGTCAAAGATATGACTGAACTCCATCATATTTTAGAAAAAATGCGTGTCAGACGTTGTGCTTTAAACTTTGATACTTCTGAGGCAAGGATAATTGTCAATGATAAAGGAATGCCAGTTGATATTGTTTTACGTCAACGTGGAACAGCTGAGCGGATGATTGAATCATTCATGTTAGCTGCAAATGAGTGTGTGGCAGAACATTTTGCCAAGGCTAAGTTACCATTTATCTATCGTATCCATGAAGAACCAAAAGCTGAAAAACTACAAAAATTTATGGACTATGCTAGTATCTTTGGAATTCAAATTCATGGTACTGCATCAAAAATTTCTCAAGAAGCATTGCAAGAGTTCATGGCAAAAGTTGAAGGGAAACCAGGTGCAGAAGTTCTTAACATGATGCTCTTAAGATCAATGCAACAAGCAAGGTATTCAGAGCATAATCATGGACACTATGGTTTAGCCGCAGAATATTATACACATTTTACCAGCCCAATTAGACGTTATCCTGATTTATTAGTTCACAGAATGATACGTGATTATTCTCAAGTTAATGACGACAAAATAGCTCATTTTTCAGCGGTTATTCCAGAATTAGCCCAATCTTCATCAAGTCTTGAAAGACGTGCTATAGATGCTGAACGTGTAGTGGAAGTAATGAAAAAAGCTGAATACATGCAAGAATATGTTGGTCAAGAATTTGATGCTATGATTTCTAGTGTGGTAAAATTTGGCATGTTTGTTGAACTCCCAAATACCATTGAAGGACTTATTCATGTAACAACTTTACCAGAATACCTTCTTTTTAACGAAAGAACTCTAACATTACAGGGTGAAAAAACTGGTAAAGTCTTTAGAGTTGGTCAACCGATTAAGGTAAAATTGGTCAAAGCTGATAAAGAAACGGGTGATATTGACTTTGAGTATCTTCCAAGTGAATATGACATTGTTGAGAAAAAACCAAACAAATCTAAGAAGTCATCACGTAAAAGGTCTTCACAAAAAGATAACCGTAATCGTTCTAGTAAAACAGATCGATCATCTGAACGAAAAAAACGTCCTAGATCTTCTGAGCGACACTCAAATGATAAAATCTCAAAATCTGAATTTAAAGTCAGAAAGAAAGCAAAAAAACCATTTTATAAAGGGATATCAAGGAATAAGAAAAAGAAAACAAAATAA
- a CDS encoding multidrug efflux MFS transporter — protein MAWLGNFFTGASFSLVMPFMALYVEDLGAPKDKVEFYAGMAVALSALASALVAPIWGKLADRYGRKPMMVRASLVMTFTMGGLAFVPNVFWLLILRVVNGMFAGYIPNSTALIASQAPQKHSGYALGTLATGMTAGTLIGPLIGGVLAEVFGIREVFLMVGCILLFCSLLTIFFVKEDFQPISKKQAMSTEAVFRNVKSIQILIGLFVTSMIIQISAQSIAPILSLYIRHLGQKENLLFVSGLIVSAMGFSSILSSPTLGKIGDRIGNHRLLLIALFYSFSMYFLCALAKTTIQLGILRFLYGFGTGALMPSINSLLTKITPREGISRIFSYNQMFTNFGQVIGPFVGSTIAVQMGYRYVFYITSLIVLSNFLWSFINFRKYLKVKEI, from the coding sequence ATAGCTTGGCTCGGGAACTTTTTTACTGGGGCAAGCTTTTCACTTGTTATGCCTTTTATGGCATTATATGTTGAAGATCTGGGTGCTCCAAAAGATAAAGTCGAGTTCTATGCTGGAATGGCGGTTGCGTTATCAGCTTTAGCTTCAGCCTTAGTAGCTCCAATTTGGGGAAAATTAGCCGACCGTTATGGACGTAAACCAATGATGGTTAGAGCAAGTCTAGTGATGACTTTTACAATGGGCGGTTTAGCTTTTGTTCCAAATGTTTTTTGGCTTTTAATTTTAAGAGTTGTTAACGGTATGTTTGCTGGTTATATTCCAAATTCGACAGCTTTGATAGCCAGTCAAGCACCACAAAAGCATTCAGGTTACGCACTAGGAACTTTGGCAACAGGTATGACAGCTGGAACCTTAATTGGTCCACTAATTGGTGGCGTATTAGCTGAAGTGTTTGGAATACGTGAAGTTTTCTTGATGGTTGGCTGTATTTTATTATTTTGTAGTTTATTAACCATTTTCTTTGTGAAAGAAGACTTCCAACCTATTTCTAAAAAGCAAGCTATGTCAACTGAAGCTGTTTTTAGAAATGTCAAAAGTATTCAAATCTTAATTGGACTCTTTGTAACTAGTATGATTATTCAAATTTCTGCACAGTCTATTGCTCCAATTCTAAGCTTGTATATTAGACATTTGGGTCAAAAAGAAAATTTATTATTTGTGTCAGGTTTAATAGTATCCGCAATGGGTTTTTCAAGTATTTTGAGCAGTCCAACTCTTGGTAAAATTGGGGATAGAATCGGAAATCACAGGCTATTATTAATTGCCTTATTTTATAGTTTTTCCATGTATTTCTTATGTGCATTAGCCAAAACAACTATACAATTAGGTATCCTACGATTCTTATATGGTTTTGGTACAGGAGCTTTGATGCCAAGTATCAATTCACTATTGACTAAGATTACTCCAAGGGAAGGGATTTCACGAATTTTTTCATATAATCAAATGTTCACCAATTTTGGACAAGTGATTGGTCCCTTTGTTGGCTCTACGATTGCTGTACAGATGGGTTATCGTTATGTCTTCTATATAACGAGTCTCATCGTTTTAAGTAACTTCTTATGGAGTTTTATTAATTTTAGAAAGTACCTTAAGGTCAAGGAAATTTAG
- the yczE gene encoding membrane protein YczE, with amino-acid sequence MKKLIPQTPWTGKGLWSLEPLSLFMLVVGLVLFGVGESCLVLANLGSASWTILSQGISESTGIELGWMTFIISSLVMLLWIPLKIKPGLGTILNIIIIAFVIGQLTDHIAKPTSFLMRVLLLIVGVVIIGIASAIYLTSHKGAGPRDGLLVGLCQLLGWRVAIVRTLLEGSVSLLGWLLGGPLGIGTLCFAFGVGWVMQFSLGCLSSLFRSLNDK; translated from the coding sequence ATGAAAAAGTTAATTCCTCAAACACCATGGACTGGTAAAGGACTGTGGTCATTAGAACCTCTATCCCTTTTCATGTTGGTTGTTGGATTGGTCCTTTTTGGTGTCGGTGAATCTTGTTTAGTCTTAGCGAATTTAGGATCAGCTTCTTGGACTATCCTTTCTCAAGGAATTTCAGAATCTACAGGAATTGAATTAGGTTGGATGACTTTTATCATTAGCTCTTTGGTAATGCTTTTGTGGATTCCTCTTAAAATCAAACCTGGATTAGGAACAATATTAAATATTATCATCATCGCTTTTGTCATTGGTCAACTTACAGACCATATTGCAAAGCCAACATCATTCTTGATGAGAGTGCTTCTTTTGATAGTAGGTGTTGTGATTATAGGTATAGCTTCAGCTATTTATTTAACATCACACAAAGGTGCAGGGCCTAGAGATGGCCTATTAGTTGGACTTTGCCAATTACTGGGCTGGCGCGTGGCAATTGTTAGAACCTTACTTGAAGGTAGCGTCTCTTTATTAGGTTGGTTACTTGGTGGCCCATTAGGAATAGGGACTTTGTGTTTTGCCTTTGGTGTTGGATGGGTAATGCAATTTAGTTTAGGTTGTTTATCAAGTTTATTTAGGTCTTTAAATGACAAATAA
- a CDS encoding NAD(P)H-dependent oxidoreductase produces the protein MTDPTLKKQVKDAINFRTAVRVYNDDKIPQDLLDIILDSAWQSPSSIGLEGWRFLVLENENLKKQLKEVAWGAQYQLETASHFILLLAEKNAWYDSQSVKDSLIRRGITDDNGFEQRLKTYKSFQLSDLAIHEGDDRALFDWTAKQTYIALGDMMITAAFLGIDSCPIEGFDYHAVNTILAENNIIDPKKEGVASMLSLGYRLRDPKHPKSRKPRESVITYIK, from the coding sequence ATGACAGACCCTACACTTAAAAAACAAGTTAAAGATGCAATAAACTTTCGAACGGCTGTTCGTGTTTATAATGACGATAAAATTCCTCAAGATTTATTAGATATTATTTTAGATTCAGCATGGCAAAGTCCATCATCCATTGGACTTGAGGGTTGGCGTTTTCTCGTCTTAGAAAATGAAAATCTCAAAAAACAACTAAAAGAGGTCGCTTGGGGAGCTCAATATCAATTAGAAACTGCAAGCCACTTCATCCTATTGCTTGCTGAAAAAAACGCTTGGTATGATAGTCAGTCTGTAAAAGACAGTCTAATCAGAAGAGGAATAACTGATGACAATGGTTTTGAACAACGTCTTAAAACCTATAAATCATTTCAGTTAAGTGATCTAGCTATCCATGAAGGAGATGACAGAGCTCTTTTTGATTGGACTGCAAAACAGACCTACATTGCATTGGGAGATATGATGATAACTGCTGCTTTTTTAGGCATTGATTCCTGTCCAATTGAGGGCTTTGATTATCATGCTGTTAATACTATACTAGCTGAGAATAACATCATTGATCCTAAAAAAGAAGGTGTAGCTAGTATGCTATCACTGGGCTATCGTCTCAGAGACCCTAAACATCCAAAATCACGCAAACCGCGTGAATCCGTGATTACTTACATCAAATAA
- the secG gene encoding preprotein translocase subunit SecG, giving the protein MYNLLLTALLILSVILVIAIFMQPQKNPSSNVFDSSGSEALFERTKARGFEAFMQRFTAILVFFWLAIALVLAILSSK; this is encoded by the coding sequence ATGTACAACTTACTACTAACAGCATTGCTTATATTATCTGTTATATTAGTGATTGCTATCTTTATGCAACCACAAAAAAATCCAAGTAGCAATGTTTTTGATAGCAGTGGCTCAGAAGCGCTCTTCGAACGCACAAAGGCTCGAGGTTTTGAAGCTTTTATGCAACGTTTTACTGCAATTTTAGTCTTTTTTTGGCTAGCGATTGCCTTAGTGCTTGCCATCTTATCAAGTAAATAA
- the gloA gene encoding lactoylglutathione lyase gives MKSLHTCIRVKDLEESIAFYTKAFPFKISRKRDFPESKFTLVYLALEGEDYELELTYNYDHEAYDLGDGYGHIAIGTEDLEATHEAHKKAGYTVTDIKGLTDKSARFYFVQDPDGYKIEVIDLKSFMQN, from the coding sequence ATGAAATCATTACATACTTGTATCCGTGTCAAAGACTTAGAAGAATCAATTGCATTTTACACAAAAGCTTTTCCCTTCAAAATCAGTCGTAAACGTGATTTTCCAGAATCAAAATTTACACTTGTTTATCTCGCATTAGAAGGTGAAGATTATGAGTTAGAATTAACGTATAACTATGATCATGAAGCTTATGATTTAGGTGACGGTTATGGCCACATTGCAATTGGTACTGAAGACTTAGAAGCAACACATGAAGCTCACAAAAAAGCTGGTTACACAGTAACTGATATTAAAGGCTTAACTGATAAATCTGCACGATTCTATTTTGTACAAGATCCAGATGGTTATAAAATTGAAGTGATTGATTTGAAATCTTTCATGCAAAATTAG
- the rpmG gene encoding 50S ribosomal protein L33, whose product MRVKINLKCSECGSKNYLTSKNKTNHPEKIEVLKYCPKERKVTLHIES is encoded by the coding sequence GTGAGAGTTAAAATCAATTTGAAATGCAGTGAATGTGGTAGTAAAAACTATTTAACCAGTAAGAATAAAACCAATCATCCAGAAAAAATAGAGGTTTTAAAGTACTGTCCTAAAGAAAGAAAAGTTACCTTACATATTGAATCGTAA
- the coaE gene encoding dephospho-CoA kinase (Dephospho-CoA kinase (CoaE) performs the final step in coenzyme A biosynthesis.) — MSMIIGITGGIASGKSTVVHYLRQEGYQVIDADQVVHELQAKGGRLYKALVTEFGQTILQENGELDRPKLSKLIFSDPKKKERSALIQNQIIRQSLKVQKDQLAKTNAIVFMDIPLLIELNYLDWFDQVWLVYVNSGTQLKRLIDRNHYTKEEAEARINSQLAMEEKKAYADLIIDNNGSQKDLKNQLSSALKKIRGHA; from the coding sequence ATGAGTATGATAATTGGAATAACTGGTGGAATAGCATCAGGTAAATCAACTGTTGTTCATTATTTAAGACAAGAAGGCTATCAAGTCATTGATGCTGATCAAGTTGTTCATGAGTTACAAGCTAAAGGTGGACGATTGTATAAGGCTTTAGTCACAGAATTTGGACAAACCATATTGCAAGAAAATGGTGAACTGGATAGACCAAAACTTTCTAAACTTATTTTTTCAGATCCTAAAAAGAAAGAACGATCAGCTCTCATTCAAAATCAGATCATTCGACAAAGTTTGAAAGTTCAAAAAGATCAGTTAGCTAAAACAAATGCTATTGTCTTTATGGATATCCCACTTTTAATTGAGCTAAATTACTTAGATTGGTTTGATCAAGTTTGGCTAGTCTATGTTAACAGTGGTACACAGTTGAAGCGATTAATAGACAGAAACCATTACACAAAAGAAGAGGCAGAAGCTCGGATTAATAGTCAGTTAGCAATGGAAGAAAAAAAAGCCTATGCTGACCTGATAATTGATAATAATGGCAGTCAAAAAGACTTAAAAAATCAGTTATCTAGTGCTTTAAAGAAAATTAGGGGTCATGCATGA
- a CDS encoding glycosyltransferase family 2 protein: protein MTLLSIIIPCYNEEESIEPYLKEMKMVESAMSSQLEFNYLFINDGSKDNTLSQLRLFSQLYPNVHYISFSRNFGKEAALLAGLENATGDFVVVMDVDLQDPPELLPMLYQEIQDGHDVVATRRSNRKGEPPIRSFFSTLFYKVINLISETEIVNGARDYRMMTRQVVDSILELGEVNRFSKGIFSWVGFDVVYVSFDNKERVAGKTSWNFWGLLNYSIDGFINFSEIPLSIATWIGTFSFVISLFAILFIVIRKLLFGDPVSGWASTVSIILFMGGIQLFCMGIIGKYMSKIFLETKKRPVYIVKERQ, encoded by the coding sequence ATGACTTTACTTTCAATTATCATACCTTGTTACAATGAAGAAGAATCGATCGAACCCTATTTAAAAGAGATGAAGATGGTTGAAAGTGCCATGTCTTCTCAACTCGAATTTAATTACTTATTTATTAATGACGGTTCAAAAGATAATACACTATCACAGCTCAGATTATTTTCACAACTCTACCCTAATGTCCATTACATTTCTTTTTCCCGAAATTTTGGTAAAGAAGCAGCTCTTTTAGCTGGCTTGGAAAATGCAACTGGTGATTTTGTCGTCGTTATGGATGTTGATTTACAAGATCCCCCAGAACTGCTACCAATGCTTTATCAAGAAATACAAGATGGTCACGATGTTGTGGCTACTAGACGTAGCAATCGTAAAGGTGAACCACCCATTAGAAGTTTTTTTTCAACTCTATTTTATAAAGTTATCAATCTTATCTCAGAGACTGAAATTGTTAATGGTGCAAGAGATTATCGTATGATGACCAGACAAGTTGTCGATAGTATTTTAGAATTAGGTGAGGTCAATCGTTTTTCAAAAGGGATTTTTTCATGGGTTGGCTTTGATGTTGTCTATGTGAGCTTTGATAATAAAGAACGAGTCGCTGGAAAGACGTCCTGGAATTTTTGGGGATTATTAAACTATTCCATTGATGGTTTTATTAACTTTTCTGAAATCCCCTTATCAATAGCAACTTGGATAGGCACCTTTAGTTTTGTTATTTCTTTATTTGCTATACTTTTTATAGTGATACGTAAACTATTATTTGGTGATCCCGTATCGGGTTGGGCAAGTACCGTTTCTATCATTCTCTTTATGGGAGGTATTCAGCTTTTTTGTATGGGAATTATTGGAAAGTACATGTCCAAAATTTTCTTGGAGACAAAAAAAAGACCTGTATATATTGTTAAAGAAAGACAATAA
- the mutM gene encoding DNA-formamidopyrimidine glycosylase, translated as MPELPEVEIVRRGLEALVIGRQIKAISIKVPKMVKPEKELFKILVEGQHFKEIRRRGKYLIIVLEDCLLISHLRMEGKYLYFPEEVPENKHFHVYFYLENGATLVYQDVRKFGTMEIIAKDQESTYFEKKKLGPEPRPETFTLRQFEAKIPLSKKEIKPRLLDQQLVAGLGNIYVDEVLWAAKVHPAKPCQELKKSEIKRIHDETIRILSLGIEKGGSTIRTYRNALGEDGTMQSYLKVYGKQGQPCPRCQEAIVKIQLKGRGTHFCPQCQKR; from the coding sequence ATGCCAGAATTACCAGAAGTTGAAATTGTGCGTCGTGGTTTAGAAGCCTTAGTTATCGGAAGGCAAATTAAAGCAATCAGTATTAAAGTACCTAAAATGGTCAAACCAGAAAAAGAACTCTTTAAGATTCTTGTTGAGGGCCAACACTTTAAAGAAATCAGAAGAAGAGGCAAGTATCTGATCATTGTTCTAGAGGATTGTCTTTTGATTTCACATCTTAGGATGGAAGGGAAATATTTGTATTTCCCTGAAGAAGTTCCTGAAAATAAACATTTCCATGTCTATTTTTATTTAGAAAATGGAGCTACTCTCGTTTATCAAGATGTTCGAAAATTTGGGACAATGGAGATTATTGCAAAGGACCAAGAATCCACTTATTTTGAGAAAAAGAAACTAGGACCTGAGCCTAGACCTGAAACATTTACATTAAGGCAGTTTGAGGCCAAAATACCTTTATCCAAAAAAGAAATAAAGCCTCGCCTATTAGATCAGCAGTTGGTTGCGGGACTAGGAAATATCTACGTTGATGAAGTGCTATGGGCGGCAAAAGTACACCCTGCTAAGCCTTGTCAAGAATTAAAGAAATCAGAGATTAAAAGAATTCATGATGAGACGATAAGAATTTTGTCATTAGGGATTGAAAAGGGTGGCTCAACCATTAGAACTTATCGGAATGCACTTGGTGAGGATGGTACGATGCAATCATACTTAAAGGTATATGGTAAACAAGGACAACCTTGTCCAAGATGTCAAGAAGCTATTGTCAAAATTCAATTGAAAGGAAGAGGAACACATTTTTGTCCTCAATGTCAAAAACGATGA
- the smpB gene encoding SsrA-binding protein SmpB, producing MAKEEGNVLAQNKKSRHDYSIVDTFEAGIVLTGTEIKSVRAARIQLKDGYAQIKNGEAWLINVHISPFEQGNIWNQDPTRTRKLLLKKREITKITNDLKGTGMTLIPLKVYLKNGFAKVLVGLAKGKHDFDKRESIKRREQDRDIKRVMKSINQR from the coding sequence ATGGCCAAAGAAGAAGGAAATGTTTTAGCACAAAATAAAAAATCTAGGCATGATTATAGTATAGTAGATACCTTCGAGGCTGGTATTGTCTTGACAGGAACCGAGATTAAAAGTGTTAGAGCTGCAAGAATTCAATTAAAAGATGGCTATGCACAAATTAAAAACGGTGAAGCGTGGCTTATCAATGTCCATATTTCCCCATTTGAACAAGGAAATATTTGGAATCAAGATCCTACACGCACCAGGAAGTTACTACTAAAGAAACGTGAAATTACTAAAATAACAAATGATCTTAAAGGGACAGGTATGACTCTGATTCCTTTAAAAGTTTATTTGAAAAACGGCTTTGCTAAAGTCTTAGTTGGACTTGCAAAAGGAAAACATGATTTTGACAAACGCGAAAGCATCAAACGTCGTGAACAAGATCGTGATATTAAACGGGTTATGAAAAGCATTAATCAACGCTAA